In the genome of Bosea sp. BIWAKO-01, the window CGAGAAGCAGAAGAAATTCGACAGCAAGGGCGTGGCCGATACGCTGCGTGGCGCGACTATCAAGCCTTCGGACGAGCCGGGAATTCTGATGGAGACCACCATCGAGAGCAATGGCGACCTCGACCGCGAGAGCTTCCTCGCCGAGGTGATCAACGGCAAGCAGGTGATCAACGCGACCCTGCCCAAGATCAAGCCGTAAGCCCAAGCCGTAAGACGAAAACACCTCGCCACGTCATCCCCGGGCGACCGAACGGACGCCCGGGGTCCAGAAGCGGACGCAACGCGCCGGGCCTGGATTGCGGCACCGCGCGGCCAGTGGCCACCCGGGCCGCGATGACGACGGCAGGTCGGAACACAGGCAGCGCCAACAGGACGAGGACGCGCCATGGCTGAATTCATCGCCTATCTCATCGCCGGCATCGCCACCGGCGCGATCTACGCGCTGGCCGCGATCGGCTTCACGCTGGTCTGGCAGACCTCGCAGACGATCAATTTCGCTCAGGGCGAGTTCGTCATGCTGCCGGCAGTGCTGGTGCTGCTCGCCATCAAGCTGTTCGGCGCGCCGATCTGGCTGGGTGCGCTGATCGGCATCGCCGCCTTCATCCTGATCTTCGGCGTCGGCTTCAAGGTCGCAGTGGTCGATCCGATGATCCGGCACGGCGTCCTGCCGCTTGCCATCGCCACGATGGCGCTCTCGATTATCATGAAGGAAGGCGCCAAGGATGGCTTCTCGGCGGAGGCCCAGAACTTCCCCTCCTTCGTGCCGACCCAGACGATCTCGGTCTTCGGCGCCTCGATCTCGCTGCAGCATCTCGCCATCATCGTCGTCGCCTTTGCGGTCATCGGCCTGCTGCAATGGTTCGTCGGCGGCACGCGGCTTGGCCGGCAGATGCAGGCCACGGCCCAGAACCCGACGGTCGCGCGCATTCTCGGCATCCCGGTCGAGCGCATGGTGCTGCTGACCTTCGTGATCAACGCCGCACTCGCCGTCGTCGCCTCGGTGCTGATCTCGCCGATCTATCTGGCGAAATTCTCGAATGGCGAGGTCATCGGCCTGTTCGCCTTCATCGCCGCCATCGTCGGCGGCTTCAACCAGGTCCGCGGCGCGCTGGTCGGCGGGCTCGTGGTCGGCATCGTCGACAGCATGGCGGCGGCCTATATCTCGACCTCCTATCGCCTGGCCGTGCCGCTCGTCCTGCTCGTCGTCATCATCCTGCTCAAGCCGGAAGGCCTGATGGGCCGCAAAGAGGAGCGCCGCGTATGACTGCGCCCGCGACCGAGGGACGCCTGCCGCAGCAGCGCGGCCGCCTTGAAAGATTGCCGTCCTTTGCGACCTTCGCCGACGGCACGCTGATCACGCTGATGCTCGGTGCCGCGATCCTCTGGTTCGCTCCGGCCGGCATGGGCCGCTACGGCACCTATGTGCTCTCGCTCTGGCTGGTGATGAGCATTGCCGTGATGGGCCTGAACCTGACGCTCGGCTATGCCGGCCTGAAGTCGCTGGCGCAGGCCGCCTTCATGGGGCTCGGCGCCTATGCAACCGCGCTGCTGACCACCAAGGTCGGGCTGAACTGGTACGCTTCCTTCGCGATCTCGGGCCTGCTGACCTTTGCGGTTGGTCTGGTGCTCGGTTTCCCGGCGCTGCGGGTCAAGGCGCATTATCTCGCCTTCGTCACGCTCGCCTTCTCCACGCTGATCTGGCTGATCCTGCGCAACGAGCAATGGCTGACCGGCGGCGTCTTCGGCCTCTCCAACATCCCGCGCCCCAGCATCTTTGGACTGAAGCTCGACGGCGCGCTCGCCTTTCACCGTTTCGTCGTCATCGTCACCCTGATCCTGGCGATCGCGCTATGGTGGATGATCCGCTCTCCCTGGGGGCGCGCCTTCACGGCGCTGCGCGAGAACCCGATCCGGGCCGCCAGCCTCGGCATCGACACGCGCATGTACACGCTGCTCGCCTTCGCCATCGGCTCTGCCTATGCCGGCTTTGCAGGCGCGCTCTACGCTCCGCTTGTCGAGTTCATCGACCCCTCGCCGTTCTCGCTGTCGCAGAGCTTCTTCCTGCTGCTGATGGTGGTGGCGGGCGGCGCCGGCTACCTGCTCGGCCCGTTCATCGGCGCGCTGCTCGGCGTGGTGCTGCCGGAATGGCTGCGCGTCGTAGGCTCGCTCTACCTGATCATCTTCGCGACCATCGTCATGCTGCTGCTGATCGCCTGCCCGCAGGGCGTGAGCGGCCTGCTCGAACGCGGCTGGGCGAAGCTCACCGGCAAGGGCAAGAACGACAGGAATGTGGCCAGCAAGAGCGTGGCCGCCAGCACCGGAGACCGCTCATGAGCCCGGTCCTCGAAGTCTCGAACATCCACAAGGCCTTCGGCGGCATCAAGGCGGTGAACGGCGTCTCCTTCTCCGTCAAGGAAGGCGAGATCCTCGGCATCATCGGGCCCAATGGCTGCGGCAAGTCGACCTTGTTCAACTGCATCCTGGGCCAGCTCGACCCGACCGAGGGCAGCGTCAGGCTCGACGGCAAGGAGGTCACGGGCATGCGCCCCTCCGACCTCAACCGCCTCGGCGTCAGCCGCACCTTCCAGCTGCTCCAGGTCTTCCCCGAGCTCTCGGTGCGCGAGAACCTGATCCTCGCAGGCCAGGAACATGAAGGCACGATGCTCTCGCGTTTCTTCGGGCGGCGCGATGCCGGGCTGACCGAGAAGGCCGACCGGATGATCGGTTTCTTCAAGCTCGGCCATCTCGTCGACGCCAAGGCGGGCGGGCTCTCCTATGGCCAGCAGAAGCTGCTCGATGCCGCGATGGCTTTCATGGCGGGGCCCCGCCTCGTGCTGCTCGACGAACCGGCAGGCGGCGTCAACCTGACGATGCTCGGCGACCTCAAGGAACGCCTGCGCGCCATCAATGCCGAGCAGGGCGCGACCTTCGTGGTGATCGAACACAACATGGATTTCGTCATGTCGCTCTGCACCCGCGTGCTCGTGCTGGCGGAAGGCAAGGTCCTGGCCGAAGGAACGCCCGCCGAAGTCAGGGCCAATCCGCAGGTCATCGAAGCCTATCTCGGGCATTGAGGAACGACTGGAATGGACGCCCATATCCTCGAACTCGACGGCGTGGTCGGCGGCTATGGCGCCATGACCATCCTGAACGGCACGACCTTCAAGGTCCGGCGCGCCGCCATCACCACGGTGATCGGCCCCAATGGCGCGGGAAAGTCGACCGTCTTCAAGGCGATCTTCGGCCTGCTCAAGGTCCGCGAGGGCCATATCCGGCTGGACGGCACCGAGATCACCCACTGGAACCAGCGCAAGCTCCTGGAGGCCGGCATCTGTTATGTGCCGCAGGGGCGCAACATCTTTCCCGAGCTCTCCGTGCGCCATAATATCGAGCTCGGCGCTGTCGCCGCGGGCTCGCACATCACGGATATGCCTAAGCGGCTCGAGGCCGCGCTCGATCGCTTTCCGGCGCTGCGCCGCAAGGCCGACCAGCAGGCATCCACCCTCTCGGGCGGCGAGCAGAAACAGCTCGAGATCGTGCGCGGATTGCTGCTCGACCCCAAGCTCGTGCTGATCGACGAGCCCTCGATCGGGCTTTCGCCGATGATGGTGCAGGAGACCTTCGGCATCCTGCAGGATCTTCGCACCCGCGGCGTCACCATCCTGATGGTCGAGCAGAACGCGCGCTCGGCGCTGGAGATCTCCGATGAAGGGCTTGTGCTTGAACTCGGCCAGACCAGGATGCAGGGACCAGCTGCCGACATCCTCGCCGACCCACGCGTCGGCCAACTCTTCCTCGGTGGCGCCATGACGGAGGCCGCATGAGCAAACGTCTCCAGATCGCGCTCGTCGGCGCCGGCCTGATCGGCCGCGCGCATCTTCTGCGCATTGAGGCCTCGCCGGATTGCGCGCTGGCCGCCATCTGCGACCCGACCGAGGCGGCGAAGGCGATCGCAGCCGAGCGCAGCGTGCGCTGGTTCCCCTCGCAGCGCGAGATGCTGGCTGCGATGAAGCCGGACGGCGCCATCATCGCGACGCCCAATGCGCTGCATGTCCCGGGCGCGATCGATTGTCTCGAGGCCGGCGTGCCGGTGCTGGTCGAGAAGCCGCTGGCCGAGAGCGTCGCTGCGGCGCAAAAGCTCGTCGATGCCCAGGCGCGCTCGGGCGTCGCCGTGCTTGCCGGCCATCACCGCCGCCACAATCCGATCGTCAAGGCGGCACGCAGGATCGTCGGCGAGGGCGGCATCGGCCGGCTGGTCGCGGTCAATGCACTGTTCCTAATCAAGAAGCCGGACGACTATTTCGACGTCGCCTGGCGGCGCGAGCCGGGCGGCGGGCCGGTGCTGATCAATCTGATCCACGATATCGACAATCTCCGCTTCATCTGCGGCGAGATCGACAGCGTGCAGGCCATCACCTCCAACGCGACACGCGGCTTTGCCGTCGAGGACACCGCCGCCCTGATCTTCCGCTTCAGCAACGGCGCGCTCGGGACGGCCACCGTCTCGGACGTGACGCCCTCGCCCTGGAGCTGGGAGCTCAGCTCCGGCGAAAACAAGGCCTACCCGCAACGCGAAGGCCATTGCTACCTGATCGCCGGTAGCGAAGGCTCACTGGCTTTGCCAAAACTCGATTTCTGGCACTATCAGGACAAGGCCGGCTGGTGGGAGCCGCTCCAGCATGAGAGCCGCGGCGTCGAGCCGATCGAGCCCCTGGCCGAGCAGCTCAGGCATTTCTGCGCCGTCATCCGCGGCAGCGAAGAGCCACTGACCGGCGCAGCCGATGCGGCCCGCACGCTGGCCGTCGTCGAGGCCGTCGCGGAAGCCGCCCGGACCGGCGCGACCGTCACGCCCGCTCCGCTCAGGGTCCCGTCCGGGACAGGTGCAGCATGAACCCGACCTCGATCGCCACCGTCTCCCTCAGCGGCGATCTTGCCGAGAAGCTGCAAGCCATCGCGGCGGCCGGTTTCGACGCGGTCGAGGTCTTCGAAAACGACTTCCTGACCTTCGACGGCAGCCCGCGCGATGTCGGCCGGATGATTGCCGGTCTCGGCCTGGGCATCGCCGCCTTCCAGCCCTTCCGCGACTTCGAGGGTATGCCGGAGCCGCAGCGCGCCCGGGCCTTCGCTCGGGCCGAGCGCAAGTTTGCGATCATGAACGAGCTCGGCGCCGAGCTGATGCTGATCTGCTCCAATGTCTCGCCGCAGGCGGAGGGCGGCGTCGACCGCGCGGCAGCCGATCTGCGCGAGCTCGGCGCCCTGGCTGAGAAGCATGGTGTCAAGGTCGGGTTCGAGGCGCTGGCCTGGGGCCGGCATGTCAACGACTACCGCGACGCCTGGGAGATCGTGCGCCGGGCCGACCATCCGCGCATCGGCCTGATCCTCGACTCGTTCCACACCCTTGCGCGGCGCTCGCCCCTGGGGCCGATCACCACGATTCCCGGCGACCGGATCTTCCTCGTCCAGCTCGCCGATGCGCCTGCGCTCGACATGGATGTGCTGAGCTGGAGCCGGCATTTCCGCTGCTTCCCCGGACAGGGCGACCTGCCGGTGGCGGATTTCGTCAGGGCCGTCGAGGCCACGGGCTATTCCGGCCCGCTCTCGCTCGAGGTCTTCAACGACCAGTTTCGCGCCGGCTCGGCCCGGCGGCTTGCAAGCGACGGCGTGCGCTCGCTGATCCAGTTGGCCGACCAGGTCACGCCGGAGCTGCCCCCGCGCGCGCCGTGCCTTGCCGTCGAGTTCATCGAGTTCGCGCTGGACGAGGAGACCGCCCATAGCCTGGCGGAACTCTTCGCCGCGCTCGGCTTCCGGCAGACCGGGCACCATGTCAGCAAGGCGGTCACGCGCTGGAGCCAGGGCGGCATCAATCTCGTGCTCAACACCGAGAAGGACGGCTTTGCCCAGTCGCATGCGATCATGCACGGGCCCGGCGTCTGTGCGATCGGCCTGCGGGTGGCGGATGTGGCGCAGGCCATGGCGCGGGCGAAGCAGCTCAGGATCGCAGCCTTCGAGCAGCCGGTCGCACCGGGCGAGATGCATATCCCGGCGATCCGCGGGGTCGGCGGCGCGCTGATCTACTTCACCGAGCCGAAGGGCGAGCTCGGCCATGTATGGGAGAAGGAGTTCATCGCGGCCACTGACGCGTCAGCACCTTCCCCCGCCCTGCTGGATAGCGTCGACCATATCTCGCAGTCGATGGACTACGAGGAGATGCTGTCCTGGCTGCTGTTCTATACCTCGCTCTTCGCACTGGAGCGCATCCAGCAGACCGACGTCGCCGACCCCGCCGGATTGGTCGCGAGCCGGCCCATCATCAGCGACGACGGTGCGGTCCGCTTCGTACTCAACGGTTCGCAGGCGACACGGACGCTCTCCTCACGCTTCGTCTCCGAGCATTTCGGCTCCGGCGTGCAACATATCGCCTTCAGCGCACCCGACATCTTTGCCGCCGTCACGGCGATGCGCGCTGCAGGGCTGTCCTTCCTCGACATCCCCGCGAACTATTACGACGACCTGGAGGCCCGGCACGGGCTGGAGCCCGACGTCATCGACCGGCTGCGCGAGCACCACATCCTCTACGACCGCGACGGTGAGGCCGAGTTCCTGCAAGTCTACAGTCATGTCTTCGCCCAGCGTTTCTTCTTCGAGATCGTCGAGCGCCGCGGCGGCTATGCCGGTTTCGGAGCGGTCAATGCGCCGATGCGCCTTGCCGCCCAGGCCCGCGAGGCACGCCCGGTGACGGTGCCCCGCCCCCTGCGGGACTGAAAGGCTTGGCCACAAGGGAAGGCCGGAGCCTGCGCGAAGGCCGAAGCATTCGTGCAGACCCCGGCCCCGGTGAGGCGCCGCAGAGGGGAGGAGCACCGCAGCGCAGCTCACTCACCCACACAGCATGTCCATAGGTGCGGCGAAATAACGGTAGCCATCGCCTGCTTGGCAAGATTACCGAAACCTGGCCAGCCAAAGTGGTGAGACAGATCGCCGAGCGCAGGTCTCTGGCCTTGGAGCGCCGCGGACGCTACCACCATACGCGATCATTCACGGGCGAAAGGGAGAGATGAAGCCGCGATGGATCTGCGCCAGCTCCGCTATTTCACGGCGATCGCCGAACAGGGCTCGTTCTCGAAGGCTGCGACCAAGCTGCGCGTCGCCCAGCCGGCACTCAGCCAGCATCTGCGCCATATGGAGGATGAACTCGGCGTGCCGCTCCTGCATCGCGGCACCCGCGGCGTCATCCCGACCGAAGCAGGCGAGCGCCTGCTCGCGCGGGCTCGCTCGATCCTCGCCGAATTCGCCGAGCTGCGCGACTCCGTGCGCGGCGTATCGGCCTCGCCCGGCGGCGAGGTCCGCATCGGCCTGCCAGGCACCGTCAGCGAACAGTTCAGCGTGCCGCTGATCGAGGCGGCGCGGGACCGCTACCCCGCGGTGCGCATCCGCATCGCCGAGGCGATGAGCGGCTTCGTGCTCGACTGGCTGCGCCGCGGCGAGGTCGACCTCGCGGTGATTTACTCGACCTCCGACCCCAATGGCCTCGGCATCCACCATGTCCTGACCGAGGAGCTCTGCCTGTTCGGAGCGCCTTCGCTGAATGCTGTCGCGGCACCGGCCGGCGGCACCGTCAGCCTGACCGAGGCGGCCGGGCTCGATCTCATTCTGCCCGGCCAGGGCCACGGGCTGCGCGACCAGATCGACGAAGCCGCGCTTGGCGTCCACACCGTGATCAACCCGGCGATCGAGATCGAATCCTACTCGCAGATCAAGCGGCTGGCAGAGCGCGGGCTGGGCTACGGCATCCTGCCCCGCATGGCCGTCAGCGCGCAGGCCAGGGCCGGCATCTTCCAGACCTGGCGGATCGACGGGCCGTCGCTGCACCGAAAAGTCTATCTCGCCTACTCGACCGAGCGCCCGATGCCGGCCGCGGCGCGCGCCATCGGCCAACTTTCCTGGGAGATCCTGCGCGGGCTGGTGGCCGACCAAATCTGGACGGCGACGCTGGGGGAGGACGGTGATCGCCCGGCCTTATACGGCTGATCGCGATTTCCTCTTTGACAGGGGTCGCATCGCGCCCGACCTTCACACCGGCCATAGAACTCAGCCTGCCCGAGGAAACGCCCGTGAAGATCCGCGCCGCCGTCCTGAATGCCAGCCCCGTCGCCGCGCCCTATGCGCGCTCAAGGCCGCTTGCGCTCGAGGAGATCGAGCTTGCGCCGCCCGGCCCGGGCGAGGTTCTGGTCCGCGTGCGGGCCGCCGGGCTCTGCCATTCCGACCTCTCGGTGATCGACGGCAACCGGCCCCGCCCGGTGCCGATGGTGCTCGGCCATGAGGCGGCCGGCGAGGTCGTCGAGCCCGGCCCCGGCGTGCAGGACCTGAAGGCGGGCGACCGCGTCATCATGGTCTTCGTCCCCTCCTGCGGCCACTGTGCGCCCTGCAGCGAGGGTCGCCCTGCCCTGTGCGAACCCGGCAATGCGGCCAATGGCGCAGGCGAGCTGCTGGGCGGCGGGCGCCGGCTCTCGGCCAATGGCCGGGCGGTGAACCATCATGTCGGCGTCTCCGCCTTTGCCGAGCATGCGGTGATCTCGCGCTACTCGCTGGTGAAGATCGAGGCCGATATCCCGCACGAGATCGCGGCGCTGTTCGGCTGCGCGGTGCTGACCGGGGTCGGCGCCGCCGTGAACACCGCAAAGGTCCGCGCCGGCGAGACCGTCGCCGTCGTTGGCCTTGGCGGCGTCGGGCTGAGCGCGCTGCTGGGCGCAGTCGCCTGCGGCGCCTCCCGCGTGATCGCGGTCGATCTCTCCGAGGACAAGCTCCGGATCGCCCGCGATCTTGGCGCGACCGATACGTTCAATGCCGGCGATCCCGGCGTCGTCGAGGCGATCCGCGCGGCGACCAAAGGCGGCGTCGACCACGGGCTGGAGATGGCCGGCTCCGTCAAGGCACTCGAGCTTGCCTATCAGATCACCCGTCGCGGCGGCACGA includes:
- a CDS encoding branched-chain amino acid ABC transporter permease, with the translated sequence MAEFIAYLIAGIATGAIYALAAIGFTLVWQTSQTINFAQGEFVMLPAVLVLLAIKLFGAPIWLGALIGIAAFILIFGVGFKVAVVDPMIRHGVLPLAIATMALSIIMKEGAKDGFSAEAQNFPSFVPTQTISVFGASISLQHLAIIVVAFAVIGLLQWFVGGTRLGRQMQATAQNPTVARILGIPVERMVLLTFVINAALAVVASVLISPIYLAKFSNGEVIGLFAFIAAIVGGFNQVRGALVGGLVVGIVDSMAAAYISTSYRLAVPLVLLVVIILLKPEGLMGRKEERRV
- a CDS encoding branched-chain amino acid ABC transporter permease encodes the protein MTAPATEGRLPQQRGRLERLPSFATFADGTLITLMLGAAILWFAPAGMGRYGTYVLSLWLVMSIAVMGLNLTLGYAGLKSLAQAAFMGLGAYATALLTTKVGLNWYASFAISGLLTFAVGLVLGFPALRVKAHYLAFVTLAFSTLIWLILRNEQWLTGGVFGLSNIPRPSIFGLKLDGALAFHRFVVIVTLILAIALWWMIRSPWGRAFTALRENPIRAASLGIDTRMYTLLAFAIGSAYAGFAGALYAPLVEFIDPSPFSLSQSFFLLLMVVAGGAGYLLGPFIGALLGVVLPEWLRVVGSLYLIIFATIVMLLLIACPQGVSGLLERGWAKLTGKGKNDRNVASKSVAASTGDRS
- a CDS encoding ABC transporter ATP-binding protein, which codes for MSPVLEVSNIHKAFGGIKAVNGVSFSVKEGEILGIIGPNGCGKSTLFNCILGQLDPTEGSVRLDGKEVTGMRPSDLNRLGVSRTFQLLQVFPELSVRENLILAGQEHEGTMLSRFFGRRDAGLTEKADRMIGFFKLGHLVDAKAGGLSYGQQKLLDAAMAFMAGPRLVLLDEPAGGVNLTMLGDLKERLRAINAEQGATFVVIEHNMDFVMSLCTRVLVLAEGKVLAEGTPAEVRANPQVIEAYLGH
- a CDS encoding ABC transporter ATP-binding protein — protein: MDAHILELDGVVGGYGAMTILNGTTFKVRRAAITTVIGPNGAGKSTVFKAIFGLLKVREGHIRLDGTEITHWNQRKLLEAGICYVPQGRNIFPELSVRHNIELGAVAAGSHITDMPKRLEAALDRFPALRRKADQQASTLSGGEQKQLEIVRGLLLDPKLVLIDEPSIGLSPMMVQETFGILQDLRTRGVTILMVEQNARSALEISDEGLVLELGQTRMQGPAADILADPRVGQLFLGGAMTEAA
- a CDS encoding Gfo/Idh/MocA family protein, with the protein product MSKRLQIALVGAGLIGRAHLLRIEASPDCALAAICDPTEAAKAIAAERSVRWFPSQREMLAAMKPDGAIIATPNALHVPGAIDCLEAGVPVLVEKPLAESVAAAQKLVDAQARSGVAVLAGHHRRHNPIVKAARRIVGEGGIGRLVAVNALFLIKKPDDYFDVAWRREPGGGPVLINLIHDIDNLRFICGEIDSVQAITSNATRGFAVEDTAALIFRFSNGALGTATVSDVTPSPWSWELSSGENKAYPQREGHCYLIAGSEGSLALPKLDFWHYQDKAGWWEPLQHESRGVEPIEPLAEQLRHFCAVIRGSEEPLTGAADAARTLAVVEAVAEAARTGATVTPAPLRVPSGTGAA
- a CDS encoding bifunctional sugar phosphate isomerase/epimerase/4-hydroxyphenylpyruvate dioxygenase family protein, producing the protein MNPTSIATVSLSGDLAEKLQAIAAAGFDAVEVFENDFLTFDGSPRDVGRMIAGLGLGIAAFQPFRDFEGMPEPQRARAFARAERKFAIMNELGAELMLICSNVSPQAEGGVDRAAADLRELGALAEKHGVKVGFEALAWGRHVNDYRDAWEIVRRADHPRIGLILDSFHTLARRSPLGPITTIPGDRIFLVQLADAPALDMDVLSWSRHFRCFPGQGDLPVADFVRAVEATGYSGPLSLEVFNDQFRAGSARRLASDGVRSLIQLADQVTPELPPRAPCLAVEFIEFALDEETAHSLAELFAALGFRQTGHHVSKAVTRWSQGGINLVLNTEKDGFAQSHAIMHGPGVCAIGLRVADVAQAMARAKQLRIAAFEQPVAPGEMHIPAIRGVGGALIYFTEPKGELGHVWEKEFIAATDASAPSPALLDSVDHISQSMDYEEMLSWLLFYTSLFALERIQQTDVADPAGLVASRPIISDDGAVRFVLNGSQATRTLSSRFVSEHFGSGVQHIAFSAPDIFAAVTAMRAAGLSFLDIPANYYDDLEARHGLEPDVIDRLREHHILYDRDGEAEFLQVYSHVFAQRFFFEIVERRGGYAGFGAVNAPMRLAAQAREARPVTVPRPLRD
- a CDS encoding LysR family transcriptional regulator — protein: MDLRQLRYFTAIAEQGSFSKAATKLRVAQPALSQHLRHMEDELGVPLLHRGTRGVIPTEAGERLLARARSILAEFAELRDSVRGVSASPGGEVRIGLPGTVSEQFSVPLIEAARDRYPAVRIRIAEAMSGFVLDWLRRGEVDLAVIYSTSDPNGLGIHHVLTEELCLFGAPSLNAVAAPAGGTVSLTEAAGLDLILPGQGHGLRDQIDEAALGVHTVINPAIEIESYSQIKRLAERGLGYGILPRMAVSAQARAGIFQTWRIDGPSLHRKVYLAYSTERPMPAAARAIGQLSWEILRGLVADQIWTATLGEDGDRPALYG
- a CDS encoding zinc-dependent alcohol dehydrogenase family protein translates to MKIRAAVLNASPVAAPYARSRPLALEEIELAPPGPGEVLVRVRAAGLCHSDLSVIDGNRPRPVPMVLGHEAAGEVVEPGPGVQDLKAGDRVIMVFVPSCGHCAPCSEGRPALCEPGNAANGAGELLGGGRRLSANGRAVNHHVGVSAFAEHAVISRYSLVKIEADIPHEIAALFGCAVLTGVGAAVNTAKVRAGETVAVVGLGGVGLSALLGAVACGASRVIAVDLSEDKLRIARDLGATDTFNAGDPGVVEAIRAATKGGVDHGLEMAGSVKALELAYQITRRGGTTTTAGLANPAHTLALAPVKLVGEERTLKGSYVGSCIPGRDIPRFIDLYLRGKLPVDKLLTSTSSLDEINEGFDALAEGRTIRHVILM